In Schistocerca serialis cubense isolate TAMUIC-IGC-003099 chromosome 3, iqSchSeri2.2, whole genome shotgun sequence, the following proteins share a genomic window:
- the LOC126469609 gene encoding U-scoloptoxin(01)-Er1a-like produces the protein MLRHVFLAVLFVALAYVHCKPASLRPLHRAKRWEEFPNVTFTFDCSDRAVGFYADMEHHCQIFHMCDEDGRRIPYLCANDTSFNQEYRVCDWEYNFDCQKSQDWYYLNELTYVTDPPKPKNARPINAGQ, from the exons ATGCTTCGACACGTGTTTCTCGCCGTGCTGTTTGTCG CGCTGGCTTACGTGCATTGCAAGCCGGCCTCCCTTCGACCTCTGCACCGG GCTAAGAGGTGGGAAGAGTTTCCGAACGTGACGTTCACGTTTGACTGCTCGGACCGCGCCGTGGGCTTCTATGCCGACATGGAGCATCACTGCCAGATTTTCCACATGTGTGATGAGGACGGCAGACGCATCCCCTACCTCTGCGCCAACGACACTTCCTTCAATCAGGAGTATCGTGTCTGCGACTGGGAGTACAACTTCGATTGCCAGAAGTCACAGGACTG gtactatcttaacgaacTGACATACGTCACTGACCCACCAAAGCCCAAGAACGCAAGGCCCATAAACGCAGGACAATAG